Sequence from the Meriones unguiculatus strain TT.TT164.6M chromosome 5, Bangor_MerUng_6.1, whole genome shotgun sequence genome:
CACAATCCAAGGGTGAGAAACAAGCAGGCTCCACCCAGAAATGTCCTCTGACTTCTCCAATTgctctgaccctccctccctcaccccatcTCTTCTTCAACTTATTTCATCCCCCTGAGGCCTGGTTTTCAGGTAAGGAAAGCAAGGGGAAAGTAAACACTTTCCCAAGAGAATTATTTGGGAATTAATGAATAGTGGTAGTGTCCTCCCCAGAAGTCTGGCTGAGTAAGACCTGGGAATCCATCAAAGGATTTTTGAATAAAAGTCATTAACTTGAACAGTTTGGCTTTAAGAAAAgctaaagaatgaaaaaaataaaatgtagggaTATTTACAGATGCCCAGTTGAGGGAAGTTTATAGTTTGACAAGCATGCTGGGCAGTAGGTGACATCAGCTTTGCTATTCAGACCCAAGGGTGACCATGAAGAAATGAACAGAGGCAAAGGGCAGCTGTGAGGGAGCCCTGCCTACTGCCTAAAGTGTGACAGTGAGTCGCTGCTAGAGACAGACTAGTCCTGAACACACCCTCCCTTGTAATCACCTGGAAGACGTCTGCATTAGTGCTTGCCTTCTGGCCTCATTCCTCCCTCGTAGAGACCTGCAGGAACTCAGAGTGTGGGCCTAGTGCTGGGATAAAGCAAAGACCCACCAGCCTCTGGATGAGACAGCAAGGAACCCCATTCTATTCCACATGAATTGAggttcttttcctctctgcatCCAACTCTGTAGACCCACTGTGTTTACTCTGCATGTTGAATACTTTTATTGAACACTTACCATGTGTAAGTGTTGACATACATTTGTGTATGTCTCAATGCCTTCCCTAATTTGGCTGGTCAGACCTTATATATTTAAGGGAAGGGAAGGTCAGCAAAATGAACATGATTTTCACATGATCACATGACCTGTTAGTAGCAGCAGAACTAGGAGTTTTCATGCCAGATTCCCACACCTTCTCCCTTTTATACATCATGATAAAGATTCTTGCGGGAAGAGTTCTCCTCCAGTGAAGGTACAACTGAAAATTATATATGGAAAATTCTATTAACTGTATCTCTATTGTCTATATGTTTTAATAATGTTGTCACTGAGTAATCTAGAGCATCCTTAAATGTCTAAGGAAAAATAATGGCTGATAATTGTCAGAAAATCTTGAACATTAAAacagctattcttttttttttttttcagatttagaATCATGGGCAAAGACAGCTGTGCCCTCATCTCACATATAAAAATTCTTCCTGACTCCTGTTCTTCAGACAACCATTGTATCTgccaaaagaagcagaaacatatCTGAAATCCTGTGTCCTGACTTCTGATTTCGAATCTCATCTCGATTTCTTCACCATGCTCACCATCTCTGCCTTGAACTGTCTCTGCTGTCTGCCCTCCCTGTACAAAAAGCGTGGACTCCAAATACACTGGGACCATTACAGCTGCTcatgtccattttcttttttaaatttaattttatttttttattattagttacattttattaactctgtatcccaggtgtatcccgctccctcattccctcccaatcccaccctctatccctcatctcctccctgccccttcccgagtccactgattggggatgacctcctcccctttcatctgaccctgctttatcaggtatctccagagtcctcctctgtggcctagcaggactgcttctcccttggggggtggggaggtcaaagagcctgccattgagttcctgtcagaaatagtccccgttccccttactatgtgaaaccatttggttactgagctacccgagcttcatccgagcaaaggtctTTATTCTGTAAATATAATGCATACAGAATGTGTCATTCTAAAAGAGGAATTCTACAGAAGGAAGACCaggccagcagggggcgctgGAGGCCTTAGGTGGCCTGTGCAGATCTTTGTGCCTGAGGTCATCTGCAGACAGCTgcaaaaaaactatttttaaagtcCTGACctttaccccacccccaccccaagccaTCTCACATCTGGGTTTATAGAACCTTGATTAAAGTCCTTGCTCTTGACTCTGACACCCGAACCCCAGAGTTAAAGAACATGGGAAGGGAACAGTTGTTTTGATTGACACCTCCAAATAGTCAAGTAGTAACTGATTAAAGCTGTCGTAACGAGAGTGACTCTAGGTAAACTGAGCTCTGCCTGTGTGACATCTCCCACTCTGTGGAGATGCACCAGCAGACCATGGGCAGATGCTGGGACATTGGTGCTAGACTTCCCAGTATGCGGAGCTGCGAGAACCTGGGGCGGCTGGGAAAGTTTCCTGTCATGGCAACAACAATGTACCAAGACAGGGACTTCTCTCTTTCCCGTGTTCCATAGGCCTCTCCGTTTTAATTTATTACTTTAATTCATCATTTCTTTTTCCACACTTCTCTATAGTATACGGTGCATGCAGCAACTGTAGGAAGTATGCAGCTTAATATTTTGATGTTTCAGTAGAAAATAAATGATATCTTTATACTCTTCAGTTAGAATAATATAATAAAGTACGTGTTTATTCTGATAACTCTCTCGGGTGTTCATTTTTCTAGGTGAAAAATATTGCCACGTTTCCATTTATAGTAATCAAAAGAGAATAAGGTTGAATTGACTATGTAAAGGGGCATAATAAAATTTCTGTCAAAATGAACGTTGTCAGATCCTGATCACTCAATGTGAAATTCAATTAATTCAACTGAAGCATATACTGTGTCCAAATAAAAtctcaattaaaataatttttaaattaaataattattttgtgtgtCCGGATGTTCTGCTCCTATCTGTGTTTgtccaccatgtgcatgcagtgcccttgACAGCAAGAGGGAAGAGTCGGGTCCCCTgggatggagttacagatggttgcaagcTGCAGTCTGGGTGCCggatcaaacacaggtcctctacAACAGCTATCAATGTTCCTAACCACATTTCTGAGCCATCAGAAAATCTCAGTATTCTTACTTGTCAGAAAGAAATACTTGACTGCTTGCTGATCATAACTTTCTATTATATTAACACCAGAGAACAATGCGTTTGTGAAattcctagagaaaaaaaaatctctaggaAAACCTTTCAGAGAGAAGCAGTACTATACATCAAGGGTTAACAAGAGCAATATCTGCAGCCGTTAAGAGCTGAGTAGGTATGAGCAGGAGGGAGCCAGGGACATACATACCCATCTCTTTCTAGTTAGGGACATCCTGACCAGAAAGGCCATcaagggagctacagctgtgtCTAGGTTGCTGTGTCTCCTGAGGTTTGCAATGCTCCTTTATACTTACACACCCTTGAAGCTCCAGTAGGAGAGTTAGGCACCAGAGAACTTTCCCAGTGACTATACATGCCACCAGTGAATATGCTAATGAGCATGGAAGAAAAACTGTGTGGACATCTTGGCTCTGGACAATTTCCTTAATGGAAGATAGAGGAAATTCCCCAGATGGGAACTTACCAATGACATCATGGAGTTGGGACCGTAAGAACCATCTGTAAATTGCACTATGCAGAGTGCAGTGCTCTGCTGCCcacctccaggccagcctgctccaacCTTGCTCTGGAGTGTACTGTACATTCCAGCATTACTTTGCCTTGTTAAACAAACTTGTGCTCAAACTCTCTTGGGAGAATTCTTTCTGTGAGAAGATGAGAACACAGGAGAAATCTGTCACCTGGAAACAATGACCCCATCAGAGCTCAAATCTGAGGGGAATATTCCCATAATTGataatgtgcacacacacagcctcttAGAATAGTATTGATACCAGCCTTCTGATGCTGCTAGGGTGAGCTGAGTCCTCCTCCATGGGTCAATTTAGCACACGTGGGTGTTAGATCTGAAATCAAGTGATCAGAAAGATACCTAGGTAGAAATATTTTCACAAGAGACttactttaagaagaaaaaaaaatagctatttaTGTCATTTTTGTTTCAGCAATAACTTCTTATTGGATAGGTTCTTACCGAAATAATCTCAAGAACTCAAGCTATGGAGGTGAAATTTCACCAGGAAGCCATGACTTACTGTATCTCAACAGGCTGAAAATATCAGGTCTGATTAAGATTATTACAGCTGCGCATACCCACTTGTGAGATCAGAGTCAACATTTATTATGACAGGAAGCCTCCACAAAAGTCAGGGTTAGGTGCTTAAACCCCACCCACTGCCAACTGCCAAACAAGAGTTGACACTTTGAGGAGGATATGAAGGAAAGGAAATCTGCTCACcatggtgggaatgaaaactaaTACGTGTGTCatgaaaaacaataataaaatcgggagaggacaggaaccccacaaggagagcaacagaactagaaaatttgaacacaagggtcttcccagagactcatactccaaccaagtaccatgcatgaggataacctagaacccctgcacagatgtagtccatggcagtgtagtgtccaagtgggttacatagtaatgggaagagggactgcctctgtcataatctgagtggcctgctctttgatcacctccccctgagtggggaagcagccttaccaggccacagaagatgacaatgcagccatttctgatgtgatctgatagactaagatcagaaggaaggagaggaggacctcccctatcagtggacttgggaagggacatgcgtgaagaagggggaaggagggtgggactgggaggagaggagggaggggcttatggggggatccaaagtgaataaactgtaattaataaaataataaaaaaagaaaagaaaaagaaaaacagtatgaGGTTCATTCGtgtcttcaaaaattaaaaaacatctaTTTCACTATCAAACAATCTCACTCCATCTCTCATATGTCCTCAAGtatggttttcttcttcctcatggTCTCTTCGTTGTGTTTCTCATCATCTTCAGGCTAAAGGATTCCTTTATAGATCTTCTAGGGAGCTTTCTTGGTGGCTGAGATTTCTTTAGCTTGTTTTCATTCTACATCTTTACATCCATCAGCAATAATTTCAGGATTAATGCAttaaatgtaatatataattaCTGCTCCCTTATTTCTTTGGGTCTTAAGGGTAGTTTTGAATAAATTAGTTCAATaggatactttttaaaaacagcaaCCAAGAAGTTCTGTATATGTGTAAAAACCTCAAACAACATCTTTGTTTATTTGTGCCTATTTCGTTCACCAATGTAACACTGGCTGATTGGTGAGGCTTCCCTTCTTGTTGGTGTTAACATTTCCTACTGCTCTCCCCAACTTATATCgaaacccttcatctaggaccttTTCCTCTTGGGTGAGATAGATCTCTACcagcacagtctctctctctctctctctctctctctctctctctctcttgcatggTGACTAAGAGTTGCTTCCAGTGAACCTACacttatatactttaacttgccttgcaTGAGGGACAGTCCACCATCCTCATTTCAGCCTTACCACCCAACCCTAGCTCTCCATTTTGTAATTAAACAAGAGGAATATTATTTTGTGCAGGAAATTCAAttggcctgccctcaggggcctTCTGGGTTCTGAGAAGGTCCTATGTCACCATCAGCatcctatgtcatcacctgggccaggtgcttcaGATATATAACCCATCTGCCAATCCCACCTTTCTCTCCCACCAatccccatctctctctgcttcaatgCTTGCTTCTTTTCCCTTTGTCCTCAAGAACAGAGGCAGTGGCCAATAACCCCTGGGGCAAGAAAGACTCACAGGCCTCAAAGGAACACTGATATCTTCAATGGCCTCAAAGGCTACTGTAGCATTCATTTAAGTGATGGGCTAACACTGATGAATTTCTACAATGTATTTCTGCCTTGAAAACCTAGGGCCACAATTCTAAAGCTGTTCAGAAGACATGCTTAGTGTCAGCTACACCTCCTGcacagcaggcaggaaggcagcttGCTTAGAAGATAAGAAAACCAGAGCTCTTCCTGGCTTCTGAACTCTGGCCAGGAAGGAACCAAGAGGTTTCATGTTTCAAGGAGAATTGAAACTGTCCACCATTGGGACCTTTGCTTCTACAGCTGCATGGCCCATGTGATGGGTATTCTTGGCTGTccacttgactacatctggattTAAGTAAAACCCTAAAATAGAGAATTCATCTGTGAAGtgtttttgcttaatttgaagtaggaTAATCCAATTCTAATCTGGATCACTGAGGTAGAAAGGCATGGCTTTccctgcctaaagtttggctgtgattctcagcatctgcttcaatcccctgttgggtggagcctttcagaggaccctctatagtaagctcccatcctgattcctctctcccaccacttctgatgtctatcctgtttgcgattctgaatgagatttaagcatctttcctaggatcctccttagtatatagcttctttagattttctgtagattttagtatggctgtcctatattatacagctaatatctgcttataagtgagtgtataacatgtctgtctttctgtttctgtgttacctcactcaggatgatctttaacttcctgaacagaacaccaacagctcaggctctaagatcaacaattaataaatgggacctcctgaaactaaaatgcttctgtaaagcaaaggacaatgtcaacagaacaaaatgacagcctacagatctTCATCCACCTTACATCTGATAGAAAATTactgtccagaatatataaagaactcaagaaattagacaccaacaacccaaataatccaattaaaaaagggagtagagagttaagcagagaattctcaacagcggaatatcgaatggcagagaaacacataaagaaatgctcaacatccttagtcatcagtgacatgcaaatcaaaacgactctaagattccatcttacacccatcagaatggctaagatcaaaaactcaagtgacaacatgctgaGAAGCATGTTAaaggaggaaccctcctccactgatagtAGGAAtacaaacctgtacaaccactttggaaattcatCTGGATCTAGTGCTTTCTCCAAAAATTGGGAACAGTACTACCTCaggatcaagctataccactcctgggaatataccccaAAGATGCCACACCattaaacaaggacatttgctcagctttgttcatagcagctctatttgtaatagccagaatctggaaacagcctagatgtccctcaatggaggaacggatacagaaattgaggcacatttatgcaatggaatgctactctgctattaaaaacgaggtagtcatgaaatttgctggcaattgGATACATGCTGTTtccccaaggcttgctcagctctaccaataaaagaaaagagaggaagaggaaaaggctagagagatggctcagtagttaggagtacttgttcttgcaaaagacctgggttccatttccagcacccacatgaccacTCACATcagtctttaactccagttccatacacacacacacacacacaaacacacatttataCAAACAATAAGCACACATCAAATAGATATAAAtgtactcttttttgttttgtttatttactttatatgtcaatcacagcttcccctctctcttttcctcccagtcccactctcccactTCCATCACCCATctatctcctttcccctcccaactccctctcccctctcctccttttccccacCTCATCTTTTTTTCTCAGAGACCAGGAGGTCTACCATGGATACATGCCCCCACCCCCTGTTGGCAAATCAAACCGTTACAGAACAAAacggagagaaagaaaaatcaggaGATGCTTTGTAGCCTGTTATTTTGTCCTTTTTGGGACTCATCAGTTCAGTGTATTTAACTCTATAAAgattttaaatactttctttttaggACCCAATAACATGCATGCTAGTGCAAAATTAAGTATTGAGTACTTAAGGAGTTTAACTCCAATTTGATGTGAAATAAATCCAATAAAATGGTGAaattaaccattctgatgggtgtaaggtgaaatcttggggtagttttgatttgcatttccctgatgactaaggattttgagcatttcttgaataagtgtttctctgccatttgatattcctctgctgagaattctgtgcttaactctgtaccccgttttttaattggattatttggattccttccctcatctcatgggattgggaagggatgagggacgGGAGTACAGCTGGGTGTATAAAGTTTATACAAggtgtataaactgtaattaatataaaaataaaaatttaataaataatgaaatataaaaaacatagaaaataaactgtgatttataaataaatagataaatgtggTGAAATTAAAATCGCATTTGTTTATGAAATGGATTATACTTAGAAcagtataattatataattatacttataaatataaaactggaagtaaaaacattaaaaaatgaagaaaattttgCCAGGGTCTCTTATGTTTTAAAGAGcataaattaaattttagtttcaaatacattttaaatttcaaattcatttaaattttaaattttctgtgtgtTGATATAAATTTTGAAAGGAACGTACAATATGTTTCCCAAATTATCAGATGCTACAGATTCCTATCTTTCCTATCATTATGGGAGCTTCACTTCTCACTTGTGAACCTGTGACTCTCCTGTTTCAACCCTTAAGTAGCTCACCTTACAGGTATCTGTCACCATATAACATCCACACACACTTTTGGGAACTCATTTCTGTGGTCTCATAGACTCAAAAGAAAGACTTCTCTGCACAAAAGTAAAAGTGGGATTCACTAACACAATTGTACTTTACACTTAAGGTCTGAGTGCCGACATCTATGTTAGACTCTCATCCATGTTCTTCTAATCCCCTGTATGTACACTTCTTCAAGATGGTTTTCATTTGGGATGTCAAGAATATTCTAAGTTCCTTTTGATAGCAATGTGGGAAGATGTGAAAGAGAAGCAACTGTAGATGACAGGCTAAAAGCATCTTTTGGCAAAggctagaaagaagaaaaaggatttTAGCACTGGAGGGTATAGCTGTTGGGTTTGCTACAGATCCATCTTCGGTCTGCATAGATCCTGGCACTGCTGACCCCATTGTTGTTCAGGTAGGCATAATTTTCCACTCCCCGGATGGGAAACCtgaaaagaaaccaaaagcaGTAAGTCTGCAGAGCCCAGAACTGCAATCACTCCTACAACGAAATCTCGCCCATCTCCCTGCTTATTTGTAACATGAATGTCGTCAAAAAAAGACAGTTCTGTGCCAGTTTTGCACCTGGCAGTTTTTGTATTTCCAGGCTTTCTTATGAACACCACACCTTTGTCATTCATTCATGATGAACCCTGTAACATGTGTACAAAACAGTTGACTGGTGCTTGCTGACATGTTCAAATGAAGTGCAGGCATGGTGGCCTCACAGAGGGGGATTTTCAGTTCTGCTTTGAGGCATTTTATACAGTGGGAAACCCATTTATTAACTTGCTGAAATGGCTTTAATAATGGACGTGACTGGGTCTGTGATTTACAATTCTAGTAAAACATTGTGCTCTAATCCAAGAACTATCTGCGAACATACATGCTGTTATACTCAGTGTTGTCTGTCCATCTCCAAGGGAGTTGTGGAGACTCTCTGTGCAGGCCGATCCAGTAGTCCAAAGTCCCCTTGTATCTACTTaggaaaccctgtcatgaaacacagaaagcaaatacatgtgtctctctgtttcagaTAATCCTTGAGGCTCTCCACGCCACAGCTCCCTCTAGAGATGTCAGAAGGGTGTAACTGAGGGTCACATAGGTGTAAGAGCCTCCAGCTCTCAGTGGACCCACTTGACATCTGTAATTCTAAAGTACCTCATTTCTATTAAAGTACCAAATTTAATGACACACCCCAGTGTGGCTGGCATGGTCCCTGACTAAGCCACCCCTTGCTGTTCTTAAGAGTTGTCACCTTAAGTATACAACATGTGCCAGCTTGGAGAAAAACACTCATGACCACCAGGTATCTCGGTAAAATGGCACCTCTGACCTTTCAGACTGACTCTGAGCACAACATGTGGTAATGTTTCTTCAATGTCTCAGAGCTTCATGCAGGTGTGTGTGACCATCACAAacagcacacactcacatgttCCCCATGTCTCCACCTGCTTGAGGTGGGAAACATTCTCATACTTCATCTTTACCCTCCCTATCTCCAGGCAATACATattcaacagaacaaagaaacaacccAATCCCTGATCATTACCAGCTCCTCCAGGTTGTCAAATCGAGCAAGTTGGGCATCTTGTGCCACACAGGAGGTCTGGCTGAAGGTCCAGTTACTTGTggattcagaaaaatgaaaacatttatttccaAATCCAATCCAGTGTCTTGGGCAAGCAGCATAGGTGTTTTTCACTGGGGCCTGTTCAGTCTTTTTTACTAAAATTTAGAGAACACAATGCATTATAACAAGCTTGTCTTGTCTCTTTTTGACCTCCCCTCTTGTGCTCAGCTGTGAGGTATGAATTTGATTGTAGCTTTCCTAATTGATCTGTAGGAGTCCTCTCCTGAGCATAAGAGGCCTTTATCTAAAGGTCTCCCACCCTGGGTCTGAGTCCCTTTTGCTCTCAGGTGCTCACTGACAGCAGGGCTCCCTGGAAGTGCATGGATTTCTATAACGTCTTCACTTTTGTGCTTTGGATGATTGTTTCCTACAGTGGGGGTTGCTACAGCAACAAGCACTCTGTATGGACACCTACTTTGACAGTTGGCCTGATGATTGAGATAGCAGCGAGAACTGTTGGGAAGGTAGCATATACAGTGTGGACATGTTGCTCTAAAGGATGGTTCACGTGCCTAAGAGGAGAGTGCGAGACTTTATCACACTATTCTGAACAATGTGGCACTAAAATCCTAAAAATTGATTACTTCAGGAACTGTCCATTTAATATGCTGAAAACACTACTGAACATGGTCACTAAAACCATGGGTAATGGAGAGAGCCACTGTATCTTCCTGGCCATATTACTCCTCTCTGTCCTCACACTTCCTTGAGGTTCCTCCTTTGGGTATTGCTCTTGTTTTCTGCCTTGTTACCCCAGGTGGACTATTGTCTCCTGCATCTCTGTCTAGAGCTTGCTGATATGTTCTTCCCAAGGATGCTGAGCCTGGCCTCTTGTTCATGCTACAGCCTGTACTGTTCCTTCACTACAGCTTCCTCCTGGAGCTTGAGTTCCCAGAGAACAGGAATTT
This genomic interval carries:
- the LOC132654306 gene encoding C-type lectin domain family 2 member D11-like isoform X2, with the protein product MIVRAQEDWNAGQRSGWGKEVSNGREHLRKLLLNFRLSSFKPPPEVSEWLPLSSQMSAAKTEEASTGLLKTKPTTPDCLQEVEMVKKTEQAPVKNTYAACPRHWIGFGNKCFHFSESTSNWTFSQTSCVAQDAQLARFDNLEELGFLSRYKGTLDYWIGLHRESPQLPWRWTDNTEYNSMFPIRGVENYAYLNNNGVSSARIYADRRWICSKPNSYTLQC
- the LOC132654306 gene encoding C-type lectin domain family 2 member D11-like isoform X1 — protein: MIVRAQEDWNAGQRSGWGKEVSNGREHLRKLLLNFRLSSFKPPPEVSEWLPLSSQMSAAKTEEASTGLLKTKPTTPDCLQEVEMGKKLQGKCLSITSPESRAKLYCCYAVITVLTVAVIVLSVALSVKKTEQAPVKNTYAACPRHWIGFGNKCFHFSESTSNWTFSQTSCVAQDAQLARFDNLEELGFLSRYKGTLDYWIGLHRESPQLPWRWTDNTEYNSMFPIRGVENYAYLNNNGVSSARIYADRRWICSKPNSYTLQC